From a region of the Impatiens glandulifera chromosome 4, dImpGla2.1, whole genome shotgun sequence genome:
- the LOC124934053 gene encoding probable dolichyl-diphosphooligosaccharide--protein glycosyltransferase subunit 3B — MSAIAAPSMSPLFIFIFIFSFITLFTISSCSHDDLVSDLISLQSQSESGVIRLNDRLLSRFITSSKPPRAFSLLIFFDANQLRDKSELNLKVLRNEFALLASSFITNNKENPSSRSTIFFCDIEFKESQSSFQQFGVNSLPHIRLVPTTAARLKDDSIQMGGVDPSSVAESMAQFVESRTNAIVGPIHRPPVLSKKQIAFCIVALLLCIPFAIKKVIAGETLLHDRKIWLVGAIFVYFVSVSGGMYNIIRKMPMFMADRNDPSKLIFFYQGSDMQLGAEGFTVGFLYTIVGLLLAVVIHLLVKVKNVNLQRGVMFFAIIVSFLAVKKVIELDGWKTGYAIHMYWPSGWL, encoded by the coding sequence ATGTCAGCGATCGCGGCGCCTTCAATGTCTCCtctgttcatcttcatcttcatcttctccttcataACCCTTTTCACTATCTCGTCCTGTTCCCACGACGATCTCGTCTCCGATCTCATCTCCCTCCAATCCCAATCAGAATCCGGCGTAATCCGTCTCAATGACCGACTCCTTTCTCGATTCATCACCTCCTCCAAACCCCCCCGGGCTTTCTCCCTCCTTATCTTCTTCGATGCAAATCAGCTCCGCGACAAGTCAGAACTCAATCTCAAAGTCCTGAGAAACGAATTCGCTCTCCTAGCTTCTTCCTTCATTACTAACAATAAAGAAAACCCATCATCTAGATCCACGATCTTCTTCTGCGATATAGAGTTTAAAGAATCTCAATCCAGTTTCCAACAGTTCGGAGTTAACTCTCTCCCTCACATCCGCCTTGTACCTACAACCGCCGCCAGACTCAAGGACGACTCGATTCAAATGGGCGGCGTCGATCCCTCCAGCGTTGCAGAATCCATGGCTCAATTCGTTGAGTCCAGAACCAATGCCATAGTTGGACCGATTCATCGCCCACCAGTTCTTTCAAAAAAGCAAATAGCTTTCTGCATCGTTGCACTGTTATTATGTATTCCTTTCGCTATTAAAAAGGTAATTGCTGGTGAAACCCTTCTCCACGACAGGAAAATTTGGCTAGTAGGCGCgatttttgtgtattttgtcAGTGTTTCTGGGGGTATGTACAATATCATTCGAAAAATGCCGATGTTTATGGCGGACAGAAACGACCCTTcgaaattgattttcttttacCAGGGATCCGACATGCAACTTGGAGCAGAGGGATTTACAGTTGGGTTTCTGTACACGATCGTGGGTTTGTTGCTTGCGGTTGTGATTCATCTGCTAGTAAAAGTGAAGAATGTAAACCTGCAACGTGGGGTGATGTTCTTCGCCATTATTGTTTCTTTCTTGGCAGTGAAGAAGGTTATTGAGTTGGATGGTTGGAAGA